Proteins encoded together in one Camelus dromedarius isolate mCamDro1 chromosome 11, mCamDro1.pat, whole genome shotgun sequence window:
- the ARF3 gene encoding ADP-ribosylation factor 3: protein MGNIFGNLLKSLIGKKEMRILMVGLDAAGKTTILYKLKLGEIVTTIPTIGFNVETVEYKNISFTVWDVGGQDKIRPLWRHYFQNTQGLIFVVDSNDRERVNEAREELMRMLAEDELRDAVLLVFANKQDLPNAMNAAEITDKLGLHSLRHRNWYIQATCATSGDGLYEGLDWLANQLKNKK, encoded by the exons ATGGGTAATATCTTCGGAAACCTTCTCAAGAGCCTTATTGGGAAGAAGGAGATGCGCATCCTGATGGTGGGCCTGGATGCCGCAGGAAAGACCACCATCCTGTACAAGCTGAAGCTGGGCGAGAtcgtcaccaccatccccaccattG GGTTCAACGTGGAGACGGTGGAGTACAAGAACATCAGCTTCACAGTTTGGGATGTGGGTGGCCAGGACAAGATCCGACCTCTCTGGAGACACTACTTCCAGAACACTCAAG GGTTGATATTTGTGGTCGACAGCAATGATCGGGAGCGAGTAAACGAGGCTCGGGAGGAGCTGATGAGGATGCTGGCAGAGGATGAGCTCCGGGATGCTGTGCTCCTTGTCTTTGCGAACAAACAG GATTTGCCTAATGCTATGAATGCTGCTGAGATCACAGACAAGTTGGGCCTGCATTCCCTGCGTCACCGCAACTGGTACATTCAGGCCACCTGTGCCACCAGCGGGGATGGGCTGTACGAAGGCCTGGACTGGCTGGCCAATCAGCTCAAAAACAAGAAGTGA
- the WNT10B gene encoding protein Wnt-10b: MREEPRPRPPPSGLAGLLFLALCSRALSNEILGLKLPGEPPLTANTVCLTLSGLSKRQLGLCLRSPDVTASALQGLHIAVHECQHQLRDQRWNCSALEGGGRLPHHSAILKRGFRESAFSFSMLAAGVMHAVATACSLGKLVSCGCGWKGSGEQDRLRAKLLQLQALSRGKSFPHSLPSPGPGSGSSPGPQDTWEWGGCNHDMDFGEKFSRDFLDSREAPRDIQARMRIHNNRVGRQVVTENLKRKCKCHGTSGSCQFKTCWRAAPEFRAVGAALRERLGRAIFIDTHNRNSGAFQPRLRPRRLSGELVYFEKSPDFCERDPTVGSPGTRGRACNKTSRLLDGCGSLCCGRGHNVLQQTRVERCHCRFHWCCYVLCDECKVTEWVNVCK, translated from the exons ATGCGGGAGGAGCCCCGGCCGCGGCCTCCGCCCTCGGGCCTCGCGGGTCTCCTGTTCCTGGCGTTGTGCAGTCG GGCCCTAAGCAATGAGATTCTGGGCCTGAAGCTGCCGGGCGAGCCGCCGCTGACCGCCAACACCGTGTGCTTGACGCTGTCGGGCCTGAGCAAGCGGCAGTTAGGCCTGTGCCTGCGCAGCCCCGACGTGACGGCGTCGGCGCTTCAGGGCCTGCACATCGCAGTCCACGAGTGTCAGCACCAGCTGCGCGACCAGCGCTGGAACTGCTCTGCGCTGGAGGGCGGCGGCCGCCTGCCGCACCACAGCGCCATCCTCAAGCGCG GTTTCCGGGAGAGtgctttttccttctccatgCTGGCTGCTGGGGTCATGCACGCAGTAGCCACGGCCTGCAGCCTGGGCAAGCTGGTGAGCTGCGGCTGCGGCTGGAAGGGCAGTGGTGAGCAGGATCGGCTGAGGGCCAAACTGCTGCAGCTGCAGGCACTGTCCCGGGGCAAGAGTTTTCCCCACTCCttgcccagcccaggccctggctcAGGCTCCAGTCCTGGCCCCCAGGACACATGGGAATGGGGTGGCTGTAACCATGACATGGACTTTGGAGAGAAGTTCTCTCGGGATTTCTTGGATTCCAGGGAAGCTCCCCGGGACATCCAGGCACGCATGCGAATCCACAACAACAGGGTGGGGCGCCAG GTGGTAACTGAAAACCTGAAGCGGAAATGCAAGTGCCATGGCACGTCTGGCAGCTGCCAGTTCAAGACCTGCTGGAGGGCAGCCCCAGAGTTCCGAGCGGTGGGGGCAGCCTTGAGGGAGCGGCTGGGCCGCGCCATCTTCATCGATACCCACAACCGCAACTCTGGAGCATTCCAACCCCGCCTTCGTCCCCGACGCCTCTCAGGAGAGCTGGTCTACTTTGAGAAGTCTCCTGACTTCTGTGAGCGAGACCCCACCGTGGGCTCCCCGGGCACGCGGGGCCGGGCCTGCAACAAGACCAGTCGCCTGCTGGATGGCTGTGGCAGCCTGTGCTGTGGCCGTGGGCACAATGTGCTCCAGCAGACGAGGGTTGAACGCTGTCACTGCCGCTTCCACTGGTGCTGCTATGTGCTGTGTGACGAGTGCAAGGTCACAGAGTGGGTCAACGTGTGTAAGTGA